In Syngnathoides biaculeatus isolate LvHL_M chromosome 5, ASM1980259v1, whole genome shotgun sequence, the following are encoded in one genomic region:
- the si:ch211-113g11.6 gene encoding semaphorin-7A, which translates to MKLKTDALRHRHLPLLLVGFFAAAVMAKPARLKFVVHEPSRFHFDKPENYISMYHQEASDTLYVGGQAVIYVLTFNNRGVRDVQIPAPSDQTAIDTCKAKAAPLELECDNFITVIEKVNDTFIVCGTNAGSPRCWMLVNDTVLTDVQGVGHIASPSDISPPYPSQKSISLPADGSLYSAISAVGGHAGSIRRTFGSQKLLKTENIWLLNPQFAGAAIIPSSAKYKEEIYFFFSEINKTARVDEEPYRARIGRICTVDKGGIEPLLPDSWTTFMKARVMCGAGNTQQQYNNMKQAVVLTAQDNRAGVMYGLFSNAWGRTVICAYSIEDINQAFSTSKLKGYSSSFIGNRPGMCGRKNSSVESHTYMKNLGIIRYHPEIEDVIRPVGVAPLDLPTDDQITHTVADIVLAVNDEHYSVLYLGTEQGKVLKVLHSSEGVFIVSQYSMFRNEGPVLNMAINPQKGHLYVATAMEVQRLPLADCGRYGDTCRECILSRDPYCGWDKARRRCIAIPPGYNVTSGTLIQNLDQSNSSVCGEAAALKQRRTSPKEVLVPSNTSIFLPCPVRSFHATYRWEKDNCIKNYPCLFSGDFCVLGPAVDTPLRDGVFRCMATEDGFKVEVISFKLVNHGRLLAASLASTVGPSLMLAMAAVWLH; encoded by the exons ATGAAGCTGAAGACGGACGCGCTCCGCCACCGGcacctccccctcctcctcgtgGGGTTTTTTGCCGCCGCCGTGATGGCAAAGCCGGCCCGGTTGAAATTTGTCGTGCACG AACCCTCTCGCTTCCATTTTGACAAACCCGAGAACTACATCAGCATGTACCACCAGGAGGCCAGCGACACGCTCTACGTGGGCGGCCAGGCCGTCATCTACGTGCTCACGTTCAACAACCGAGGCGTACGCGACGTGCAG ATCCCGGCACCGTCGGACCAGACTGCCATCGACACCTGCAAGGCCAAGGCGGCGCCGCTTGAG CTGGAGTGCGACAATTTCATCACGGTCATTGAGAAAGTCAACGACACCTTCATCGTGTGCGGGACAAATGCCGGGAGTCCTCGCTGCTGGATGCTG GTTAACGACACGGTGCTGACCGACGTCCAGGGCGTTGGGCATATCGCGTCACCCTCCGACATCTCCCCGCCGTATCCCTCGCAGAAGTCCATCAGCCTTCCCGCAG ATGGAAGTCTGTATTCAGCGATTTCGGCAGTGGGCGGTCACGCCGGCTCCATCCGCCGCACCTTCGGGTCCCAAAAGCTCCTGAAGACCGAGAACATTTGGCTGCTGA ACCCTCAGTTTGCTGGAGCTGCCATCATCCCATCATCCGCCAAGTACAAGGAGGAGATCTACTTCTTCTTCAGTGAGATTAACAAAACGGCCCGGGTAGACGAGGAGCCGTATCGGGCTCGCATCGGTCGGATCTGCACG GTTGACAAGGGTGGGATCGAGCCCCTGCTGCCTGACTCGTGGACCACCTTCATGAAGGCGCGGGTCATGTGTGGTGCCGGAAACACTCAGCAACAGTACAACAACATGAAGCAAGCCGTGGTTCTGACTGCGCAGGACAACCGGGCCGGTGTCATGTACGGCCTCTTTTCCAATGCCTG gGGTAGAACCGTGATCTGTGCCTATTCCATAGAGGATATCAACCAGGCCTTCTCCACATCCAAGCTAAAGGGCTACAGTAGCTCCTTCATCGGAAATCGACCTGGAATG TGTGGTCGAAAGAATTCCTCGGTGGAAAGTCACACTTACATGAAAAACTTGGGCATTATCCGTTACCACCCAGAAATTGAGGATGTGATCCGGCCAGTGGGTGTGGCCCCACTGGACCTGCCGACGGATGACCAGATCACACACACGGTTGCAGACATCGTCCTGGCCGTCAATGACGAGCATTACAGCGTCCTTTACCTCGGAACAG AACAAGGAAAAGTCCTCAAAGTTCTTCACAGCAGCGAAGGAGTCTTCATCGTCTCCCAGTATTCCATGTTCCGCAACGAAGGGCCCGTCCTCAACATGGCCATCAACCCCCAAAAG GGTCACCTGTACGTTGCCACGGCGATGGAGGTCCAGCGGCTGCCGCTGGCCGACTGCGGTCGCTATGGCGACACGTGCCGGGAGTGCATTCTGTCCCGGGACCCGTATTGCGGCTGGGACAAGGCCAGGAGGAGGTGCATTGCCATCCCGCCAGGATACAACGTCACTTCTGG CACGCTGATTCAGAACCTGGACCAATCCAATTCATCGGTTTGCGGGGAAGCTGCTG CCCTCAAGCAGCGTCGCACCTCCCCCAAGGAAGTTCTGGTGCCGTCCAACACCTCCATCTTTCTGCCTTGCCCGGTACGCTCCTTCCACGCCACCTACCGCTGGGAAAAGGACAACTGCATCAAAAACTACCCCTGCCTCTTCTCCGGCGACTTCTGCGTCCTCGGGCCGGCGGTGGACACCCCCCTGAGGGACGGGGTCTTCCGCTGCATGGCCACCGAGGACGGGTTCAAGGTGGAGGTCATCTCCTTCAAGCTGGTCAACCACGGTCGGCTGCTGGCCGCCTCGCTCGCCTCCACCGTGGGGCCGTCGCTGATGCTCGCCATGGCCGCCGTCTGGCTTCATTAA
- the lingo4b gene encoding leucine-rich repeat and immunoglobulin-like domain-containing nogo receptor-interacting protein 4b has product MFVESVVRWAAWGILLQAGTPVSAGSCPPRCSCRPDAKEVICSGKHLNSIPEGFSSDASRVDLSYNRIRTVGRRQFSGLHELRDLDLSENLISMIEVEAFQGLQNLRTLRIKNNRLKILPVGVFSGLSGLRFLDLSQNEILVFLDYTFRETVNLRTLDADENDLVFISQRAFFGLQSLQELHIDRSNLTSIPTEALSQLQSLTYLRMVRLTISTLPNNAFRRLHGLRTLILANWPSLDKVASNSLIGLNLTALVISSCNLSAVPYSALRHLVYLRFLDLSYNSITVVQGNLLRELLRLQELHLAGANLLRIESGAFKGLASLRILNLTSNQLSTLEESTLHSVGNLQVLRLDGNPLSCDCRLLWVVRRRLRLNFDGHQPTCSSPDTVKQREFRDFSEKELPRLFTCRSARILDRRPQEVRVEEGTTVHFSCKADGDPAPFITWISSHKNVVSPVGRIRVLPNGTLEVRFAQVHDSGTYQCLASNAAGNDSIRVGLYVKGGQRNRTVPFFTEEDWVEPLIPQATNSSAQQAKPYPFDAKTLIIATTMGFLSFLSSVAICFIFMFFWSQSKGQIKHTATIDFVPRSSMGGGGDGGDGGRFTMKLI; this is encoded by the coding sequence ATGTTTGTGGAGTCTGTGGTTCGATGGGCGGCATGGGGCATCCTGCTTCAGGCGGGAACGCCCGTCTCTGCGGGAAGTTGCCCTCCTCGTTGTTCGTGTCGGCCTGATGCGAAGGAAGTCATCTGCTCGGGCAAACATTTGAACTCAATCCCCGAGGGCTTTTCCAGCGATGCAAGCCGTGTGGATTTATCATACAACAGGATTCGGACAGTGGGGCGTCGACAGTTTTCTGGCCTCCACGAACTCCGAGATCTGGATCTCAGTGAGAATTTGATCTCTATGATCGAGGTCGAAGCTTTTCAGGGACTACAAAATCTCAGGACGCTTCGAATTAAAAACAATCGACTCAAGATCCTCCCCGttggggttttctctggcctgTCTGGTCTCCGTTTTCTGGATCTGAGCCAGAATGAGATTCTGGTCTTCCTGGACTACACCTTCAGAGAGACAGTGAACCTACGGACGCTTGACGCCGACGAGAATGACTTGGTGTTCATCTCTCAGCGAGCATTCTTTGGTTTGCAGAGCTTGCAAGAGCTCCATATCGACCGCAGCAATTTGACATCCATTCCGACTGAGGCGCTGTCTCAGCTCCAGAGCCTCACGTACCTTCGCATGGTCCGCCTCACTATTTCCACGCTGCCTAACAACGCTTTCCGCCGCTTGCATGGACTACGCACCCTCATCCTGGCAAACTGGCCCTCCCTTGACAAGGTCGCCAGCAACAGCCTAATTGGACTCAACCTGACCGCTCTGGTCATCAGCAGCTGCAATCTCAGTGCGGTGCCATATTCGGCTCTGCGTCACCTTGTCTACCTTCGCTTCCTGGACCTGTCCTATAACTCCATCACTGTTGTTCAAGGTAATCTGTTGCGGGAATTACTTAGACTCCAAGAGTTACACCTAGCTGGGGCCAACCTGCTGCGAATAGAGTCTGGGGCCTTCAAGGGCCTTGCCTCTCTCCGCATACTCAACTTGACATCCAACCAGCTATCAACTTTGGAGGAGAGCACCTTACACTCAGTGGGGAATCTCCAGGTGCTGAGACTGGACGGGAATCCCCTGTCCTGCGACTGCCGCCTGCTCTGGGTGGTCCGTCGGCGATTACGCCTCAACTTTGACGGACATCAGCCAACGTGCTCGTCCCCCGACACAGTAAAGCAGCGCGAATTCAGAGACTTTTCTGAAAAGGAACTGCCAAGGCTGTTCACCTGCCGGTCTGCTCGGATCCTGGACCGAAGGCCGCAGGAGGTCAGGGTGGAGGAGGGCACCACCGTTCACTTCTCCTGCAAGGCTGATGGGGATCCTGCTCCGTTCATCACTTGGATCTCATCTCACAAGAATGTGGTTTCTCCGGTGGGAAGAATCAGAGTTTTACCCAACGGTACGCTGGAGGTACGGTTTGCGCAGGTTCACGACAGCGGCACCTATCAGTGCCTCGCGAGCAACGCTGCCGGCAATGACAGCATTAGGGTCGGCCTTTATGTGAAGGGGGGCCAGCGCAACAGAACCGTCCCCTTCTTCACAGAGGAGGACTGGGTGGAGCCCCTGATTCCCCAAGCCACCAACTCCTCAGCCCAACAGGCAAAGCCCTACCCCTTTGACGCCAAGACGCTGATCATCGCCACCACCATGGGCTTCCTGTCCTTCCTCAGCTCGGTAGCCATCTGCTTCATCTTCATGTTCTTTTGGAGCCAAAGCAAAGGCCAGATCAAGCACACTGCCACCATCGACTTTGTTCCTCGCTCCTCCATGGGCGGCGGAGGGGACGGCGGGGACGGAGGGAGGTTCACTATGAAACTCATTTAA